ACAGAGTCTGCGCTGTGTGTACTTGAATAGTGGCAGTTCATTTTTATCTAGAAGGCTTATCTGTCTGTACAGATATGCATACTTTGGATGGACACGTTGATAAGAAAAATGAGAATAAACATTGAACTTATACCCATATAAGAAGATTTATAATTAGATAAACCAAAGCTCTAGCTATGTGTACGCATTTTTGAGAGTAGTTTGTGCATTTCATTGCAGGGGCTTGCAAGGCCACATCAATGATGGAAGACCCGCAAACTCCAGGTTCGGATTGCAACTCCAATCCAGCGAATGATCCTCAGGACTTCGTTGGATCGGAATTTATTCAAGACAACATGGACTACCAATGGTTCATTGACTACAGGTGGGTTCGTCGTCATCATCTTTATCCTCTTGCTCTTGCTAGCCCAAAATACCCTCCCAGCAAATGGCCAAGTTACTGGCTCGGTCATTGTGCTTCATTGCTATTTTTAGAGCTTATTCTCAAGAAGCCTATTGCACAAGTTACAGAGATGGAGGGTTACACGTGCATCCCAGTGTGCTGTCCTCTCTTTCGGCCTCCTACACTAAAGATGACCTGGGTTACTACGACGACCTGGCTCGCAATCTCGATGCCAATCTGGCAGAAGTTGACATGGAGAGCTTTAGAACTGCGGACATACACACACTGCTCACGGCTCTGCCAGTCATGTGCACTGATCCAGTCCAACACTCAGAAGTAAGTTGTCACTCAAAGACAATCTTGTTTATCGATGCTCTCAAAATCTATCAATCTTTTGAGTCTATTGAAAGTGTTAATAATTATAGGACATATTAATGTAGCACCAAATTTGTTACTTGATTTTAAACTTCACTGCCATGATCAATGATTATTCTTTGTAATATTGGGAATCTGTTTAAGTTTCACCATTGTACATAAATCACTTCTTTTGCTTCCAtaactcattttttttaaacattggATCAAAGTGATTCCTATATACTGATATACATAATTTTGGCTCTTAATACAATGTTAATGAAATTCATGAATTACTCCTATGGCAGTTTAACTACCAACGTGAAAGGTATGCCAGTATATCTGGCTCGGTGATGGAGAAGCTCGACATCAGTTCCTCCATTAGTCCTCGAGCTAGCAGTCAGGTACGGCGAAGGTCCTATTTCAAGCAAAAGTTTTTCTTCACATGCTTTGTATTtgtttcactatataaattgTCCTCGCGAATTTCAGGATAAACAACGATATAAcaactaaaaaattaaagaaaagaaaaggaaaaatcaTTACGTTGCCCTTTTAGTCAAGAGCCACTTGATTTTTTGTTGCGAGATTTTTGTTGGATTCATCGAGTTGATTAAGTTGATAGTGCATGCCTTTTTCCAGGAATAAGCTTCACACACTTGGCctaaaaaattactttataaTTTGAGTTTCACTTTGTACGATTAACTTGCTTTCGAGGATATGTGAAATTTACGCTGCCTGTATGATAAGAAGTGCGATGCgatgaatattttaaaacgatTTTCACGAAACGCTATCTCGCGTATCCTTGAAAAACAGTCATTAATAAAGCCTTCCACAGAAAAGCAAACTGCGGAAATAAACTCAACAGGAAGCTATAATTGTATAATACATATAGAGCGCATGGCTGAACTTGAAATGGAACGTATCGTAAAACTCAAAAAATTTCGGAGCAAAGTTTCGCGCTAAAAATACTTGCTTGAATTGTACACAGAGTAAAAACTATCGAGTGAAATTTTGCTCCGTTTAAAGAAGCGaaacgaaaaatttaataacacAAAACGTTGTTAAATTTTCTTCAACCCAACAGGCGCGTTACATGGATGTTATAACCCAGAGCATGGTCGAGTATACACATACAAAACTGTGTTTTATCTGTGTACACGTAAACGCTGTTCTATATACGTTTCTCTAAAGAAACGAGCAGACTCTGCATATGGTCAATCCCTACTAACCCTTTGCTCCCCTTTGTCTGTTTGTGCACTGAAGGGCGAGGACTCGGCCTGTTCGACGACCGACACCATATCGATCTGCAAGTCGTCGCTGCTGTTCTCGCCAGTGAAGGAGATGCCGGTCCTACCTCCCGGTGGAAGCTATAGTGTCGACTCTCTCGACTGTGAGGACATGCTCATCACGTGCCAGACTAACAACAAGAACAACTACACCATCGCCTTCGAGGGCAGCATCGCTATGTACTCGGATGGCTCTCAGGATTTCGATAATCAAGGTATATTAGTAAAGGGAGATgcttacataaaattttttattgttcgttttttgttttattacaaaatgcAAACCGTTTCATATTCACGCACTCGTTCATACAGTTTCATAGACAAAAATGACAAACGCCTTACTAATAAACACAAACCTTCTCGCGATGCTCAACAAAGGCATTGGTCCTCTATTtgcagaaaaacaaaaagtctaCGAGGTCCCAACCGACTCCTACTACGACAAGACTCTGAATCTTAAAAACATGCTGGACCTCTCGATGGCCTGCTCGGATTCGAAGATCTACACGACCTGGAGCAACCTCAAGCACTCGTCCATCAGCAAGACCATAACCCGTCACCCGTCCGGCAACAACAACACCACGCCCAACTTCCTCCAGTCGACGGGCAGCGGCACGAGCAATGCTACCAGCTTACCCGTCGTCAGCAACAAGAGCCGCAGCCAGAGCTTGCCCGATCTCAGCAGGGCTCGGGAAATCGAACGCGTAGAGATGCCTCTTAATTTTTCCGTGAGTCCCTCTTCATTTCTGCGCACCTATAGCGTTGTGtaagcgctgctgctgcagcagctgaTCCGAGATAAGAAAGATTAGATAGGGGGCGAGAATTCGGGCGGACGCGTTACGGGGACGTGAGTAACTGCAGTGTTGTTTTCGTGCTCAGTATAAGCGGAGCTGCTCTCGTCCGCATGAGAGTAGCAGAAAAGTTTGCTTTTGAAAAACGCGCTACATGTAAGTGTATGAATGCGACGAGTGTTAAACAGCGTGTTCTGttgtaaaagtaaaaactTGTTGAAATCGAAGAATTCATTTATCAGTTAAAAACTTTCAGTGATAAGTTTGCAAAGTATAAAATTATCGAGTAATCTATCAAGAGTCTTATGCAATGATAAACTTTCACTACTCGCTCAAATTATAGCCGCATTAAATGTTTGAAAACCAGATTACGAATCGTGTTTATAACATAGAATTTTCTTTCCGCAGGTCGACTCTGGTGAGACGAGCAGTCGCAGCGGTCGCCTCCAGAGCTCGGGATCTTTGATGAGCCGCTCGATGAACGAGGAGAGCTCGGACAGCGTGGGCAACACCTTCTCCTCGAACAAAAAGCTTCAAAACATGAGCCTTGTCCGTCTGTTTATGAAGCAAAAGAGCATGAGTACCGAGGGCATGAGTCTGACCCTCGACCAGACTGATTCAGGTAGCGAGACTGGCTGGCCgaccagcagcaacagcgagAGCGGTACACACGTTACGCAGATACACAAGCAGCATAACCAGCTGCAACATACCCAGAACAATTTAAGCGTTCCCGATAACGACTTGGCGATCAAATGGGTGAAGGCGGATAATTATGACATTCCGAAACGTTCGAACTGCTCGACTTCCATGGAGGATCTGTTGAACACATCGAGATCTGCATCGTCCATCGGTAGGGATGTTAGTATGAAAACGAAGAAAAGGGAAGTGTGCACGAAGACGACAACGGGAATTCAGGTATATATTTGCGGGTTGTACGTTGGGAATCAGTATACGTATGGTATTCGATAAATGAACCGTTTGATTTACAGGTAATGACAGAAGTAGAGGATAACGGCGTACAAACATCTCTGATATACCCACCATTGAACAACAGCAATAAGGAATCGGGCAATTATCCTTTCCGCGAAACGGTCGTTAATGAGAAACCCGTATACGTGGTTTATCCGAACTACACTCTACCAGATCTGTCTTTCCTCAATTCAACGGAGACGCGTTTCGACAATGTAGCTTTGAAGCCTCAAGTGTACGGCAAGCGGCCAGGCAAGTCTGGACGACCGTTTTCCTGCAACGATATCGATGCGCTTAAGCAGCGTGGCTTTTCGCACGTCAAAGACTGGGAATCTCTCACCTTCTTACTACCTAACGAGTACCGTAAGATCCTGCACGATGTACCCGAGGTCTCGAAGCACGTCAAGATGGTTGGCGAGGAGGCGCGCAAGCCGTTGTTTTGCCTATCCCCGCCAATGAGGCACAGAAAGAGGACTCTGAGCGATATGATTCCCAACACGGTTGCGTCGTCGAGCAGCAGTACAGCCACTCAGCCATCATCAGGATACAGGGGCTCGTCAACCATTCTCACTGATTCATCGTCGAATCAACAGAATTCTAGCAATACTGGCCTTGTAAGTCATCTTTCTAGACTGAAGttgattatgaaaaaaatgattttaccTAGAAAGCCGtctaattattaatattttcctcCGCAGGGCAATAATAATCCACTCTACCTGTACCGCTACGACAGCGTCTCTTCGGAGGCCTCGCTACACGGCCAGGAGAAACTCCTAACCAACAGTCGCCAGCCCACTCAGTACCACTATCGCCAGGGTGCGCCGAGTCTACCTAAGCGCTCAATTTCCCTACCACAAGCGAGTGACTGCGGCTCAGCACCTCCTCGTCCTCCGTTACCACGCAGCATCCTCAGGAAGAATCGAGCTGCCGCGGCTGCGGCCGGCAAGCGCTGTAGCATGTTCGAAATGGGACAGGTGAATGAAATCGAGACAAGGCACGGAATGAGCCAGGAGAATAAGCGAATGTCGTTGCAAGAACCCTATTACATGAACAACGACTTGCAACTGCTCAGACACGCGGGCATTGTCGACTCGGAGAAGGATATTGACGAGGCTGAGGAAAGACAGCGATTCGGTAAGGTTTTTGATTGCGCGGTAGTTATTCATACAGTTTGTTTGATcaatttgtttactaatagtttgtttgttttttctacaatttatacttttttatggGAAAACATGCTGTGACTTTGATTTGTACTGTCGTTttcacttcttttttttcgatttttatcaGGCTCCTTGAAAAATTTGTAGTGTTAATATGGCGTTTACAACATGcgttttcaaataaaaaaaagtacttTACCTCTGGGGGAACGTAGGGTTCCAGAGGTTTAAACGTCCCATATCGATTGAGTCCAGCATAATTCGCCAGCATTCTAGCATATTCTTGCCTCTTTTTGATAGACAAATCGGGTCTCTCTTTCGCTAATTTTTGTCGAATTTCCAATTCATGGCCTCTGACGGCCATCGCTTTGTATTTAAGCTCACCGTGCTCTTCTAAGGTGTATCTATAAGGCTGCATTTCTTATACTGAAATAAACATTGACATTTTTACGTAAAATACAGAAAATTATGACTTGAAATATTATAAAccagtaaaataaaatatctggTCATTGTAACTGCGCGTGTGCTCACCTAAACTGCTAAAAGCAAACTGTAATGACATTCCGCCTTGATATAATAGAAGGACATAGTACGGACTTTCGTATACAAACAGGCCGTGTTTTGGAATGATAACCTCTTATGCTCCACTCTTCCTTTCTTTGCGTTATGGTTACATCGCATGCACGCACATATTTATCTTTCTTTCTAACAAATTAATAAACTGcgtaaacaaaattacaaatttattatttttgttttttgtaaattgcacaaatcattttcaatgaaaatcaattcaaaatatataacttataaaagtaaaaaaagctATGGAGAATCATGtagaattataaataacattatataaaatttgaaattacagatagattGCGAGGAATTGACAATGACGATCTAGAAAGTAGTGGCGAGGACGTGAAGCAGTTGGAGGAATTTTTGAAGCGCAGCGGTTTTTCATCTCACAGCAGTGACGGTGATACCGGCATGGAACATGATGATATCAAGCTTCGATCCTGCGTCAGGAGGTTCCTCGCTCTTAAGATGAATCAGGACATGGCTAAGATGATCGACATGGCCGATTCGCAAAAGAAGACTGTTAGTTTTGCTGTTAATGGAAAGCCGAGATATCTTGACGAAAAGGTATCGGCAAACGTTACTCATAGTCAAGCTTATCTATTAGAATGTTACTGTaatttcttctatttttgCAGACAAACATAATGGACGAGAAGGAGCGGTTGAACGTGAGCGAATCAGCTGATACGAATCTTGAACTGAGGCCTATCGATTTAGAAGACAAAAAAAGTAATTCGAGTTCccctttttttttgctttttaccATGACTATATTACTGACTATAATACTAACAATGTATATTCATTGTCTCCAGAAATGATTTGGTCGGTAAACAAAGCAGTGGATGGTTTGCTCAAATTCTGGCATAGTGAGCCCGTTCGTAGCCGGCAAGGCTACAACGACAAAAACGAGTGCTCCCAACTCTGTCTCGGCCAACTGTGTCCGGCTCTTTATGCCGTCATGTCCGACGGCCTGAAACCTCAACTGAACTCAACTTTCGGACCTATCGCTAATAGCGTCTGGCAAGTCGTCGAAGCTTCGTCACAACAAGGCCCCCTCACAAAAACCCTGAACGACTTGGTGCAGAAAATCAACGGAGAGGACTTTATGACCGAAGGCATGCTCAAGTTTCATGCTTTCGTATTCGGTTTACTCAAGTGAGTAGAGGAATCTTATTTATTAGTCAACTTATAGTCGTTTATCGCGTTTGCATCTTTCGAAAGAAGGGCAGACGCGTTATTTTAAGATTGCATCTATACCCTCTTTCATCGATCGCTAGCGCGTCGAACCTCTCTTTGAATAATTGACGCTCCTATTGCCAtctaactctctctctctctctttctctttctattttcCATTCAACAACAGTTTGCGAGCTCTTGACGCCTGGTTCGCCTACCTGTGTACGCGCGAATCGATCCTTCGCAAACactacaacaacaacagcctCTTCCTGGGTgcccttggatgtgccaacaGTCGCGAGGTCATTGACGCTTTTCTCAACATTCTCCAGCCTCTGGCTTTCTGCCCATTCCAGCTGGACCTGCTTTATCAGTACCGACAACTGCACAACAGCTTCGGTCAGAGCAACGCTATCAACCTCGAGCCTGTTACTGTTACACCTACTAAGAAGTCATCAGAAAGAGGACAGAGACCTAGATCTTGCGTGCTTTACGACAACTCGCGACAGCAGTACGATGGCGAAAAGAGAGCGCTCGAAGAAATCAAGAAGAGGTGGAGTCACACACCGCTGAGCGCGAAATTCCATGTTTTTGATAGATTGGACGACTCCGAGGATTATACCGACAGCCTGGAACATTCACCGTTAAATAGAGCTAGTCCCAAGAGAACCGTGTCGAAACAACAGTCAAAGTTACCTGAGTCCAGAGGTAGAATACAATtcttaaataatatttgacAATTATTACACGTGTTCTACGATTAAAGTATTTCAAATATTCCATTCAGATTCAAAGTCGCGAAAAGACGAGGATCAGAGCGCAGAAGCAGCACCCGCTGGCGAGAATAAGTTCCGTAAGCTGCAGGAAAAATGGGAATATCTTGGTCGCGATGACACTAGCCCGAAAGAACCTCAGCCACCTACCACTCCATCTCCCTCCTCTCCTACTCGAACTCCTACATCCAATCTTTCCAAGTCCCGAATCCCTCGTCTCCTCACATCTCCTGTCAAAACCCCGTCCAACCTCCCCATACCCGTCAAGTCCGCAAAGTCTCCATCGGGCATTCCATCCCTCAAGAAACCTGCTGGCATCGCAACGACCACTAAACCCAGAACGACCACCGGCAACAACATCAGCTGCAAGGATTCCCCGCGTCGAACTAGCAGATTGGACCAGGAGAGCACTGGAACGCCCAGGGCCCATTTGACACGGCCTAGCTCGCTGCCCTACAAGACGGGTTATGGAGCCAGCGCGAAGGAGAAGAGCACCGTGTCTCCGCACAGAAGGGCCGCGTCAACATCCCTGCCTAGGCCACATTCCATCGCGGCACCACCCAGGAACCTGCCGCCCAAGCAGGCACCAAAGTAGGGGACTTTCTTTGATTGATCTTTAGCAATTTGGAAACAATCTACACGCGTTTGCTCGCATATTTAGTAATGCTAAGCTTGTTAAatgatctgcttttttcaaCATTCAAACGGCTCATGAGATTCACGTAAGAAGCCTCGACATCCCCATCGAAACATACATTCCTGAATGTTTTTCTTTGCTTAACAATTTGTAAGATTGACGAAGCTTCTCTTTTCGTAGATTCGTAAGGACATTGACGAGTAAGCCGCAGTCAGTGGACGGGCACCTGTCCTTCAACGAGGGCGATAAGCTAAAAGTTATTCTCGAGGTAGACGGCAAGTGGCTGTTGTGCGCGAGAGGCGAGCGTAAAGGACTGGTGCCTCGTAGCTGCGTTAGACTCATCCCAACCTAGCAGCaagccggcagcagcagccgactCGCGTCATCAAGAAAGCCCAGCAGCGACGCGGCTGCGTGTATATATTGAATAATGATGATGAGGTGAAAAGGTTAAAGAGGAAGATATTATATAGTATTTTAAGGACGGGACGCGCACGAAAGCGATAGAGGTCCAAACGAAAATATAACGCTAAAGATTATAattacgcgagagagaaagagaacgagcgagcgagaaagatTGATTGAAATGTTGATTATATATGATTGATGCTTCGTTTATGTATTGAACAAAAGAGTTAGAGACGGGAGTCTCAAGTCAGCAgtttaataattatacaattttgatgttattattatccctGATAAGAGTATATTATAAGATATTAATGCGCTGATGAAGGCGAGTTGATGATATCGTTGGCGGGAGAAAGAGTTTAAAGGAGTATAGTCGCTAGTCAACTTATAGGCTTTCGAACCAGAATGTATTTAATAATACGAGCATACAGCTATTTATAACCATGatgtacatatatacagcAAAACAAAACGATAGAGATTAATGATTATCGATTAATAAGACGAATGACATTGTCGAGTAACagcatataatatattatattatattatgtataaatgTAACTGTGATGATAGCTTGTAGACGAGTAAGTTTCCGGCGGATATCTTGAGAGAAGGATAGGTGAGTCCCCGAGATccctcttttaaaaaaaataactccCCCGAACCTTCGTTGAGTACGGAGTATGTATTTCTCGACAATTCTTTGATGGAGTATCTTATCACTGACGGATAATTTACTCTCtaattttatgtatattttatttttacgctcCTTATCCGGCGCACAAGTGAATCAACGCTGTACCCtattctttattttatattttttttcttattttttttatttcattgataaaaagtaatgataacaatacaaaaataaaacaatactGAAAACAGCTGTGGCGCCAAAGGATACCAACTCGATCAGTAGGCGCCTCGTGTTTTTTACTCGCTTTGTGTATTCCTCGGCATATGGCAGAAGTAAGGAGTAATAAGCTAATAAAATTTATCTCAAACATTAAAACCGTtggctttttattttaactgctgtgttttttttatccttGCACTTAAATCCTTAGATCGCTGTGTAAGCTATTATCATATTCAAGAGCTGTGTTGGCGAGGGTGACAAGGTAATGGGATATAGTCTTTTGTGGTTTAGAAATCTTGCAGACGattagaataaaaaattttttaatgaaaaaaatagtacattcGGTTGTGCTTACACATATTCGTCGAATAACTTCTCTTTCATCCGCTCATTTAATCTACAGTAAATACCCTGTAAAATCTCAAGTCCCATCCACAAATTTTCTGCACCACAAATTTTATCCGTaggttaaaattaaaaatcatccCATACAATGTTATAATATTTGCTTTATTTGAATATCGACAGTGAAAGCCATTTGTCGTTTTAGATGAAGTTCAGTTGCGTAGTACACCTTCGTCCGATAGTACTTCATCTTAAAGAACAAAGTTGTTCGATGACCAATGACACAaagaatttaataacttttCCTCTTAGTTAAACGACGAAGCGGAGAGAAACTCGGTAAAATTTCTCCTTTCCTGGTTTTCTCGAGAGACTTTCCTATATAAACGcgtataaaaacaaaacaaaggAAACAGTTTATCTATGCCTATATTTGTTAATGTATACGTTACTATTACGTAGCAAAATGAGCATcttttccattttttaaattatctttCGCCGTGCGAAAAACACTTGGTTTTCATTAATATAACTATTGCATTGGTTCTTTGCACTAGGTGCGAAGGagcgcgcgaagaaaaaaCATCAATCCGTTGAAAATCACTGGAACCAGTAGCGTTTGAAATCACAAATTTCGtagtactttttttcagtGATTTTTCTTGGGAGGTCGCGGACGTTTATCATCTCCACGCGTACACATGTTTACGGACGATCGAAATTAGGATGTGATTATATAGTTTCCCTCTTACTGGATTGAATTGCTGTGTAGTCTTACGTCTCCGAAAAATTAACTGTACTCAGCAATTTGtatcttaaattttatttacagtcAACCTACACTTCGACTAGGTGCGGACAAAGAGGACGTCATCGTCGTCCGATCATCAAAGTCTTTGTATCATTcatttgtataataatttaccaCGACGGTAGGATATTactaaaacttttttttctcttccccGGTTATTCTCTTATACCTCGATATTACACGATATATAGCCgataatttgtattttttccatAAAAAATAACTATGAAACAAATCGCTTAATATTAGTCGCTTACTTTACCTAGATTAACAACAAGTTTCTCGAC
The sequence above is a segment of the Nasonia vitripennis strain AsymCx chromosome 3, Nvit_psr_1.1, whole genome shotgun sequence genome. Coding sequences within it:
- the LOC100678869 gene encoding uncharacterized protein LOC100678869, with the protein product MQPYRYTLEEHGELKYKAMAVRGHELEIRQKLAKERPDLSIKKRQEYARMLANYAGLNRYGTFKPLEPYVPPEEPDKNRKKRSENDSTNQSHSMFSHKKV